A stretch of the Polaribacter pacificus genome encodes the following:
- a CDS encoding Rieske 2Fe-2S domain-containing protein, whose amino-acid sequence MQKKIILSLLFLTALISCTKSSIENDLLPNITVNETVNLNLPKFINLQVPGGSAYISGGVNGIVIYKLNNNEFKAFDRACPHLPVSSCTQMVIKNTIKLVCPCDDSEFNILNGSPLTEGITHYAREYLVTVFNANTLRITNF is encoded by the coding sequence ATGCAAAAAAAAATTATTCTAAGCTTGCTCTTTTTAACAGCACTCATTAGTTGCACTAAGAGTAGCATAGAAAACGATTTACTACCTAATATTACAGTAAACGAGACTGTTAATTTAAATCTTCCCAAATTTATTAATTTACAAGTTCCAGGAGGATCAGCCTATATCTCTGGAGGAGTAAATGGGATTGTAATTTACAAGCTCAACAACAATGAGTTTAAGGCTTTTGATAGAGCTTGCCCACATCTACCTGTTTCATCCTGCACACAAATGGTTATAAAAAATACCATTAAGCTAGTTTGCCCTTGTGACGATAGTGAGTTTAATATTTTAAACGGTTCTCCATTAACCGAAGGAATTACTCACTATGCTAGAGAGTATTTGGTAACTGTATTCAATGCGAATACTTTAAGAATCACTAATTTTTAA
- the greA gene encoding transcription elongation factor GreA, whose amino-acid sequence MSEVSYYTEEGLKKLKDELHQLEQVERPRVTQEIADARDKGDLSENAEYHAAKEEQSLLEFKIAKLKNVVASARIIDESQLDTSKILIHSVVKIKNAANKMEFTYTLVADSESDVKNGKLSVNSPIGKGLLGKKVGEIAEIQVPNGIMKFEVMEISR is encoded by the coding sequence ATGAGCGAAGTATCTTATTACACAGAAGAAGGACTAAAGAAATTGAAAGATGAATTGCATCAGTTAGAGCAAGTAGAGCGTCCGAGGGTTACCCAAGAAATTGCAGATGCAAGAGACAAGGGAGATCTAAGTGAAAATGCTGAATATCATGCTGCAAAAGAAGAACAATCTTTGTTAGAATTTAAAATTGCAAAATTAAAAAACGTGGTTGCAAGCGCTAGAATTATTGATGAATCTCAATTGGATACCTCAAAAATTCTGATTCACTCAGTAGTGAAAATTAAAAACGCTGCAAATAAAATGGAGTTTACCTATACCTTGGTTGCTGATTCAGAGTCAGATGTTAAGAACGGTAAGCTTTCTGTAAATTCTCCAATCGGAAAAGGATTGTTAGGGAAAAAAGTAGGGGAGATTGCAGAAATTCAGGTGCCTAATGGTATTATGAAATTTGAAGTGATGGAGATTTCTAGATAA
- a CDS encoding Rrf2 family transcriptional regulator produces MKVNTPMMFSKSCEYGLRAVLFIAKNSVNNTKVGLVEIAKEIDSPSAFTAKILQQLTKAGLIESSKGPQGGFFISKTELNELRLASVVEALDGSKVFEGCGLGLSQCDDQYPCPMHNEFLKVRTELKQMLTTTKVLELATQLNDGETWLKRI; encoded by the coding sequence TTGAAGGTAAATACACCAATGATGTTTTCAAAATCATGTGAGTACGGCCTTAGAGCAGTCCTTTTTATTGCAAAAAACTCAGTCAATAACACCAAGGTTGGTTTGGTAGAGATTGCCAAAGAAATAGATTCGCCGTCTGCTTTTACGGCAAAAATTTTACAACAATTAACCAAAGCAGGACTTATAGAATCAAGCAAAGGTCCGCAAGGCGGGTTTTTTATTTCTAAAACAGAGCTCAATGAGCTACGCCTGGCGAGTGTTGTAGAAGCTTTGGATGGAAGCAAGGTTTTTGAAGGTTGTGGTTTGGGACTTTCTCAATGTGATGATCAATATCCTTGCCCAATGCACAATGAGTTTTTAAAAGTGAGAACAGAGCTTAAGCAAATGCTTACAACAACCAAAGTTCTTGAATTGGCAACTCAATTAAATGACGGGGAAACTTGGCTAAAAAGAATATAA
- the ric gene encoding iron-sulfur cluster repair di-iron protein — protein MQIQADTLVSDIVAKNYNTAAIFSKYNIDFCCNGNRSLAKVIEKKGIPLEEIIEALAAEVDTRENQSDLFQKLNIGALSDYVVESHHSYVEKSIPPIKQYLDKLCKVHGDRHPELFEIRELFFGSADELTKHMKKEELILFPFFKKLAKLKKEGGAYEKPHFETVENPIAMMHHEHDVEGERFRKIAELTANYTPPADACTTYKVTFSMLKEFEEDLHKHIHLENNILFKRGILLEQELAG, from the coding sequence ATGCAAATACAAGCAGATACCTTAGTAAGCGATATTGTAGCAAAGAACTATAATACAGCAGCCATTTTTAGCAAATACAACATTGATTTTTGCTGTAATGGCAATAGAAGTTTAGCCAAAGTCATTGAGAAAAAAGGAATTCCTTTAGAAGAAATCATTGAAGCGCTGGCAGCTGAAGTTGATACCAGAGAAAATCAGTCAGATTTGTTTCAGAAACTCAACATTGGCGCTTTATCAGACTATGTGGTAGAATCACATCATTCTTATGTAGAAAAAAGCATCCCCCCAATTAAGCAGTACCTTGATAAACTCTGTAAAGTACACGGTGATAGACATCCAGAATTGTTTGAAATTAGAGAGTTGTTTTTTGGAAGTGCTGATGAGTTGACCAAGCATATGAAAAAAGAAGAGCTCATATTATTTCCTTTTTTTAAGAAGCTTGCAAAGCTAAAAAAAGAAGGCGGAGCCTATGAAAAACCACATTTTGAAACGGTAGAAAATCCAATAGCAATGATGCATCATGAACACGATGTAGAAGGAGAGCGTTTTAGAAAAATAGCAGAGCTGACGGCTAATTATACACCGCCTGCAGATGCCTGTACCACCTATAAAGTAACCTTTTCTATGCTCAAAGAATTTGAAGAAGATTTACACAAACACATTCATTTAGAAAACAATATTTTGTTTAAAAGAGGCATCTTATTAGAACAAGAACTAGCTGGCTAA